A genomic window from Prunus persica cultivar Lovell chromosome G2, Prunus_persica_NCBIv2, whole genome shotgun sequence includes:
- the LOC18784843 gene encoding uncharacterized protein LOC18784843, whose product MKANKATVLTFAEKCKSILSSNWQGQLNTIKADAKGSKEDIYRSKVKYICKRGKPYIWVPEKELHNVNVIVDERSSFAVANPIPGPLASLLRSIKKSPARIALIGDVVPLTDAKVKSATEVLKEVILSEQKAISESSYTVSGVLSSSDHSRTSRSENLKEVLEGDEKYIVYKFNQRSCMYVDGNGDTHEIDQEDMNASKADPLALLSAKLIDGINQSAARRRALMLFCLTYFNTNAKDAYMLSIDRKGFEVLSKVPSPAMKDGYGQFQWKQFRLSLKEEARDVEAFCRQLVEMEEEAVKEVSGHSGLA is encoded by the exons ATGAAGGCCAACAAGGCAACGGTCTTAACGTTTGCTGAGAAATGCAAG AGCATACTGTCTTCCAACTGGCAAGGGCAACTCAATACCATAAAGGCTGATGCTAAAGGAAG TAAGGAAGACATATACAGATCAAAGGTTAAGTACATCTGCAAAAGAGGGAAGCCATACATTTGGGTACCCGAAAAGGAGTTGCATAATGTG AATGTAATTGTTGATGAACGCAGTTCATTTGCTGTGGCCAATCCCATCCCAGGTCCACTGGCAAGCTTGCTTAGATCGATAAAAAAG TCACCAGCTCGAATTGCTCTGATTGGAGATGTTGTACCTCTAACAGATGCAAAG GTTAAGTCTGCAACAGAAGTCCTTAAAGAAGTCATATTGTCGGAACAGAAAGCAATAAGTGAGTCCAGTTATACAGTTTCAGGTGTATTAAGTTCTTCTGATCATAGCCGTACATCTCGAAGCGAAAACCTTAAGGAGGTCTTGGAAGGGGATGAAAAGTACATAGTTTATAAGTTCAACCAAAG ATCATGCATGTATGTTGACGGCAATGGAGACACTCATGAGATTGATCAGGAAGATATGAACGCATCTAAAGCAGATCCGTTAG CTCTTTTGTCCGCTAAGCTTATCGATGGGATAAATCAAAGCGCTGCCAGACGCAGAGCCCTCATGCTTTTCTGCTTGACATACTTCAATACAAATGCAAAG GATGCATACATGCTGTCTATCGATCGTAAGGGATTTGAGGTATTGAGCAAGGTTCCCAGTCCTGCGATGAAGGATGGATATGGCCAGTTTCAGTGGAAGCAATTTAGATTATCTTTGAAGGAAGAGGCACGTGATGTCGAAGCATTCTGCCGCCAACTTGTGGAAATGGAAGAGGAGGCTGTTAAGGAGGTTTCAGGCCACAGTGGTTTAGCATGA